One genomic window of Ciona intestinalis unplaced genomic scaffold, KH HT000030.2, whole genome shotgun sequence includes the following:
- the LOC104266457 gene encoding uncharacterized protein LOC104266457 gives MEARVVDHFTKVLMNQPSEMMNVSSLGGRVAELNKKEKKHLKKVGFNKFLQNHPDNFVVFEDTVVLVHGETPITPKSHPLVPQIPAPPTSGAVENTIQSLRSSPTCSLCLETIEIFAFGICFHPLCYSCCTKMRFLCDDKQCHICRARLHEVVFTKRLSPMNQLDSSRFVKDGAHGVLFEDQEIQNKQRKLLAHRCLKCRVEMLDFDEFERHIENKHNQYFCFICVKQCKVFTHERERFSRDDLQLHMTSHPRCEFCDNHYLDNDELLYHLQRHHYSCNICSDENHVYCEDADEYWRHAETEHFVCSHPGCHGNPGFVFANEVDLKTHKIKEHPGSRDERKKDKILDFNFGSARSTPAPPSGPVYKLQEDGSLVCSGVILDGHLRETFGFIKPDARDDFQENIFFNAASCGLDVDDDLRLMWQPGDRVTVHARRAYDEHKSKWRAINVAAFVQPNHNNHYDVIDINDSVDSFPSLGSASAIQTSPLMASWSSVARTANHKFEPNKISKPTQIMKKKQQTGVGKIHENLQPHHGFIRRDANASYEDNIYFNIQSYCEGMVL, from the exons ATGGAAGCACGCGTAGTCGATCACTTTACCAAAGTTTTAATGAACCAACCAAGTGAGATGATGAATGTAAGTTCGCTGGGTGGGAGGGTGGCAGAGTTGAATAAAAAGGAGAAGAAGCATTTAAAG AAAGTAGGATTTAACAAGTTTCTTCAAAACCACCCGGATAATTTCGTCGTGTTCGAAGACACAGTTGTTCTTGTGCATGGGGAAACCCCCATCACCCCTAAAAGTCACCCCCTTGTCCCCCAAATCCCGGCCCCACCCACCAGCGGTGCTGTGGAAAACACAA TTCAAAGTCTTCGTTCGTCGCCCACTTGTTCGTTATGTTTGGAAACGATCGAGATTTTTGCGTTTGGGATTTGTTTTCATCCCCTTTGTTACAG ttgctGTACAAAGATGAGGTTTCTATGTGATGACAAACAATGCCATATATGTCGCGCACGATTGCACGAG gtTGTATTCACCAAACGATTATCACCGATGAATCAACTCGATTCGTCGAGGTTCGTGAAAGACGGCGCGCACGGGGTTTTGTTCGAAGATcaagaaatacaaaataaacaaag AAAACTACTGGCTCATCGTTGCCTCAAGTGTCGGGTGGAAATGTTAGATTTCGATGAATTTGAACGACACATCGAGAATAAACACAACCAATATTTCTGCTTCATTTGTGTGAAACAATGCaag GTTTTCACTCATGAGCGTGAAAGATTTTCACGAGATGATCTCCAACTTCACATGACCTCTCATCCCAGGTGTGAATTTTGTGACAATCATTACCTTGACAACGACGAACTTCTCTATCATTTGCAACGTCATCATTACTCGTGTAATATTTGTTCTGATGAAAACCACGTTTATTGCGA agacGCTGATGAATATTGGAGACACGCGGAAACcgaacattttgtttgttcacATCCCGGTTGTCACGGCAACCCTGGTTTTGTGTTCGCTAACGAGGTCGACTTGAAG ACACACAAGATAAAGGAACATCCCGGGTCAAGAGACGAACGCAAGAAAGATAAAATACTTGACTTCAACTTtg GTTCGGCACGTAGCACGCCAGCCCCACCAAGTGGTCCTGTGTACAAGTTGCAAGAGGATGGCTCTCTTGTTTGTTCAg GTGTAATACTGGATGGCCACCTCCGTGAAACGTTCGGGTTTATTAAACCTGACGCTCGAGATGATTTCCaagaaaacattttcttcAATGCTGCCTCATGTGGCCTCGATGTGGACGATGATCTTAGATTAATGTGGCAACCTGGGGACAG AGTGACCGTTCATGCACGAAGAGCATACGACGAACACAAATCTAAATGGCGAGCGATCAACGTAGCCGCGTTTGTTCAACCTAATCATAATaaccattatgatgtcatagacatAAATGATTCGGTTGATTCGTTTCCCTCGTTGGGTTCCGCATCAGCGATTCAAACTTCACCATTGATGGC TTCATGGAGCTCGGTCGCTCGAACTGCGAACCACAAGTTTGAACcgaacaaaatatcaaaaccaactcaaattatgaaaaagaaacaacaaactg GAGTCGGGAAGATCCATGAAAACTTACAACCTCACCACGGGTTTATAAGACGCGATGCCAACGCAAGTTACGAggataatatttatttcaacataCAGAGTTATTGTGAGGGAATGGTATTGTGA
- the LOC100187122 gene encoding aflatoxin B1 aldehyde reductase member 2-like, giving the protein MTSSNIRTILGSMEFGRRLDFKQSNLVMNEFISHSKSHNTTAEVDSAFMYAGGESEKLIGRSDGCRDDVVRIATKANPWGGNTLSREGVRKQLETSLQRMKVKSVHLFYLHAPDYKVPIVETLEAVNQMHNEGKFKELGLSNYSAWQVAQIHTICSTNSWVVPTVYQGMYNCVTRMVEKELFPCLRHFNMRFYAYNPLAGGILTGKHKFEDVGKDEPGRFFGTGGWVGTYRQRFWRKTNFDLVEEIKVLLQDIYGGEVTLAEAAYRWLFHHSSLDGSKGDGVIIGCSTIEQYHANIANTRGPGLDERITKVMDQYWKQNATTCPDYMR; this is encoded by the exons atgacgtcatcaaacatAAGGACCATATTGGGAAGTATGGAATTCGGGAGGCGACTCGATTTCAAACAAAGTAACCTCGTAATGAACGAATTTATCAG ccACTCCAAGTCACATAACACGACGGCTGAGGTGGATTCTGCGTTCATGTACGCTGGTGGAGAATCGGAGAAGCTGATTGGTCGGTCTGATGGTTGTCGTGACGATGTCGTTCGTATTGCAACGAAAGCTAACCCATGGGGGGGAAATACCCTGAGTAGAGAAGGGGTGAGAAAACAACTGGAGACTTCGCTGCAGAGGATGaag GTCAAGTCAGTTCACTTATTCTACCTTCACGCCCCCGACTATAAAGTACCAATCGTCGAAACATTAgaagctgtcaatcaaatgcaTAACGAGGGGAAATTCAAGGAGCTTGGGTTGTCGAATTACTCAGCGTGGCAAGTTGCACAG ATCCACACAATCTGCAGCACAAACTCATGGGTCGTACCGACTGTGTATCAAG GAATGTACAACTGCGTAACGCGAATGGTGGAGAAGGAGTTGTTTCCGTGTTTGCGACATTTCAACATGAGGTTTTACGCATACAACCCGTTAGCTGGGGGAATACTAACGGGGAAACATAAGTTCGAAgatgtggggaaagatgaacCAGGGAGGTTCTTTGGGACAGGGGGATGGGTTGGGACGTATAGACAAAG ATTTTGGAGGAAAACCAACTTCGACTTGGTTGAAGAGATAAAGGTTTTGTTACAAGATATCTATGGTGGTGAAGTAACGCTCGCTGAAGCTGCGTACAG ATGGTTGTTTCACCACTCCTCACTTGATGGCAGCAAAGGAGACGGCGTTATCATCGGTTGTTCGACGATCGAGCAATATCACGCCAATATCGCCAACACTAGAGGGCCAGGGTTGGATGAGCGCATCACCAAAGTCATGGACCAATATTGGAAACAAAATGCAACAACCTGCCCTGATTATATGCgataa